Sequence from the Amycolatopsis sp. NBC_00345 genome:
ATTCTCGCGGCACTCGGCGGATCGGACAACGTCGTCGAGATCGAAGGCTGCATCACGCGGCTGCGGTGCGAGCTGGAGGACATGAGCCTGATCGACGAGCCGGCGCTCAAGGCCGCGGGCGCGATGGGCGTGGTGAAGATGGGCTCGGCCGTGCAGGTGATCGTCGGCCCCGAGGCCGACACGATCGCCAGCGACATCGAGGACCTGATGTGAGCCTGCGGATCCTGAGCCCCGTCGCCGGGAAGGTCGTCGCGATCACCGAGGTGCCGGACCCGGTGTTCGCCGAGGCCATGGTCGGCCCCGGCATCGCCGTGGTGCCGAGCGGCGGTCGCTCCGACGCCGTCTCGCCGGTCGACGGCACCGTCGTGACGCTGCACCCGCACGCGTACGTGGTGGCCACCGAGGACGGCCGCGCCGTGCTCGTCCACCTGGGCATCGACACGGTGAAGGAGAAGGGCGAGGGCTTCACCCTCCACGTGGTGAAGGGCGAGGCGGTGCGCGCCGGGCAGCCGGTGGTGGGCTGGGACCCGGAGGCCGTCGCGGCCGCCGGCTACTCGCCGATCGTGCCGGTGGTCGGGCTGGACGCGCCGGCCGAGGTGCTCGCGGACCTGGAGCCCGGGCGCGAGGTCGCCGCCGGCGACCCGCTGTTCACCTGGAGCGACTGAACGATTTCGCACGACAGCAGGGCCCCTTGTGGACGGCGACCGTCCACAAGGGGCCCTGTTCGTGGTGGTGGGCAGGGGTTTCCGCCTCGTCAGGCGGTGGTGACCTGTCCGTTCTCGACCTTCACGTTCACCTTCGGCAACGGCTTGTCCGCGGGCCCCTTCTTCACCGCGCCGGTGAGCGCGTCGAAGACCGAGCCGTGGCACGGGCAGTCCAGCTCGCCGCCCTTGGGCGCGTTGACGGTGCAGCCCTGGTGCGTGCAGATGGCGCTGAAGCAGGCGACGGTCCCGGCGGTGGGCTGGGCGACGATCACGTCCTGGCCGTCCGGGGTCTTGGCGGATTTCGCCTCGCCCACGGGCACTTCGGCCAGCGCGATCACCTTTCCGCCCGGCTTCGGGGCTTCCGCGCTCGCCCCCGAGCCACCGCCGCAGGCGGCGAGGGCCACGGTGCCCACGGCGGCACCGGCCACGGCGGCCCCGGTGGTGAGGACGGAACGGCGTGAGTGCAGTTCGGCAGTCATACCCCTGGGAACGAGATCCGGGCCGGTCCGGTTCACCGGTTCGGCGAGAATTTTCGCCCGCCCCCGCCGGTGAACCGGATCGGGGCGGGATCCGTGTACCTGCCGAAGGGATCCAGGGTGGGTCGGAGTGGAGGTTCGGTCATGGACAAGTGGTTCCGCGTGCTCGCGGCGGTGGGGCTGGTGGGCTCGGCGTTGGTGCACTTCTACCTGTACTGGGGCAGTGGTTACTCGGACATCGACGTGGTCGGCCCGCTGTTCCTGCTCAACGGCGTCGCGGGCGTCGTGATCGCGGTCGCCGTGCTGTTCTGGAAGCACTGGCTGCCCGCGCTGGCGGCGTTCGGCTTCGGCGCCGTGACGCTGGTGTCGTACTTCCTGGCCACGTCGGTCGGGTTCTTCGGGGTGCACGACCAGTTCAACAGCCAGTTCGAGTACTGGGGCGTGGTGACCGAGGCGCTCTGCGTGATCTTCGGGCTCGTCCTGCTGGTCCGCGACCTCCAGTCCCGCCGGGCGGTGACCGTGTCCCGCTGAGGGCACCGGTTCGGGCGGCGACGTGGGTTTCACCTGTCGCCGCACCGTTGTCGGCCATGACGCGTTTCGGGCGCCTTGAACTTCCTTGCCGCCTGCCAACCCCTGATCCTGCTACCCGGTCGGGTGAAAAGCCGTCCGGAGTGTCGCGAGGGGACCTTTCGCGACAGCGTTTGATTGCCTGCGAGGGCCGTTCCCTGCCAGCGTGGACGGCATGGAATGGGGACTGTTCTTGCTGGTCGTAGCGGCCGGCACCCTCGCCTCGACGGGCGCGGGGCTACTGGTGCGTGGAGCCGCCGCGCCGATTTCGCTCAGGCTCGCGGCGGTGGTCGCGGGTGCCGGGGCGGCGATCGTCGCGTGGCGGTGGCAGGCGGGTGGCTGGCCGGGCTGGTGGCTGCCGGTCACCTGGCTCGTCACGGTGCTCGGCGTGCCGCTCGCACTGGCCGACCTCCGCCACCGGCGGCTGCCGGACGTCCTGACCCTGCCCGCGTACCCGCTCCTCGCCGCCGGTCTGGCCGGCGGCGGGCTCGAAACGCTCACCGCCGCCCTCACCGGCGTCCTGCTGTTCGGCGGCGCACACCTGCTGGTCCGCCACTTCGCGCCAGGACAGCTCGGCGCGGGGGATGTGAAGCTGACCGGCATCCTCGGCGCCGTGCTGGGCGCTGTCGGATGGCCCGCGCTCGCCTTCGCCGCCGTGGCCGCCAGTGTGCTGAGCGCCGCCCTCGCCGCTGCCGGTCACATCCACGCCGTGACCCGACGGCCCCCGGAAAACCCCGCACCCAAGCCAAAACCGGGCGCCGGGCCGGCGCACCGGACCACCCACCCGCCTGCCTCGGCAGTCTCTGCCGCAGCGGCCGATGAGTCGCTGTCTACGCCCGTCCCGCACCGGACCACCCACCCGCATGCCTCGGTGATCTCTGCGGCTGCGGCCGAGGACCCGCCACCCGCGTCGGCGCCGAGTTGCCACCCGACCGGCGTGCCCCACCACCGAGCGGCCCAGCCCCGCACCCCGGGCCGCTCCCACCGGTCACCGCGGGTGCCGCACGGTCCGGCGTTGCTGCTGGCCACCTGGCTGTGCGCCGTGTTCGCCGGGCCGGGATCGGGGGTGGCGACGAGCTGAGGGGTTCCCGCCTGCGCCGGCGGGGGACGTGACAGGATTACCCGGTGTTGCGCTGGATCACCGCAGGAGAATCACACGGACCCGCCCTCGCCGCTGTGCTCGAGGGCCTGCCCGCCGGAGTGGCGGTGACCACCGATGACCTCACCGCGCAGCTCGCGCGGCGGCGGCTCGGATTCGGCCGCAGCCCGCGGATGGGCTTCGAGACCGACAACGTGCAGTTCCTCGGCGGCGTCCGCCACGGGCTGTCGCAGGGCGGCCCCATCGCGGTGCAGATCGAGAACGCCGAGTGGCCCAAGTGGGAGCAGGTCATGGCGGCCGACCCCGTGGACCCCGAGGTGCTCGCCGGCCTGGCGCGCAACGAGCCGCTGACCCGGCCCCGGCCCGGGCACGCCGACCTGCCCGGCATGCAGAAGTACGGCTTCGACGAGGCGCGACCCGTCCTCGAACGCGCGAGCGCCCGCGAGACCGCTTCGCGCACGGCGCTGGGCACGGTGGCGCGGAACTTCCTGCGCCAGCTGCTGGGCGTCGAGGTGCTGAGCCACGTCGTGTCCATCGGTGGCGCGGACGCGCCCGAAGGGCCGCTGCCGCAGCCGGGCGACCTCGCCGCCGTGGACGAGAGCCCCGTGCGGGCGTTCTCGGCCGCGGGCACCGAGGCCATGGTCGCCGAGGTGGACGCTGTCCGCAAAGCCGGCGACACCGTCGGCGGCGTGATCGAGGTGATCGCCTACGGGCTGCCGCCGGGCCTCGGCTCGCACGTGCACTGGGACCGCAGGCTCGACGCCCGCCTCGCCGGCGCGCTGATGGGCGTGCAGGCCATGAAGGGCGTCGAGGTCGGCGACGGCTTCACCACCGCCCGCCGCTGGGGCAGCCAGGCGCACGACGAGATCGACCGCGGCACCGGCCCGGTCGGCGTCACCCGCCGGTCCAACCGCGCGGGTGGGCTGGAGGGCGGCATCACCAACGGCGAGCCGCTGCGCGTGCGCGTCGCGATGAAGCCGATCTCCACCGTGCCGAAGGCGCTGTCCACTGTGGACGTCCGGACGGGCGAGCCCGCCGTCGCCATCCACCAGCGCTCCGACGTGTGCGCCGTGCCCCGCGCGGGTGTGGTGCTGGAGTCGGTGGTCGCGCTGGTGCTGGCCGACGCCGCGCTGGAGAAGTTCGGCGGCGACTCGCTGGCCGAGAGCAAGCGCAACGCCGAGGGCTACCTGAAGGCGCTCGAGGAGCGCTGGTGAGCCCCCGCGCGGTGGTCGTCGGCCCGCCCGGCTCGGGCAAGAGCACGGTCGGCCCACTGCTCGCCGACGCGCTCGGTGTGGTGTTCCGCGACACCGACGACGACATCGTCGCGCGGGCCGGACGGTCCATTTCGGACATCTTCGCCGAGGACGGCGAGCCGGCGTTCCGGGTGCTCGAAGCCGAGGCCGTCGCCACCGCGCTGGCGGAGCACGACGGCGTGCTGTCGCTCGGCGGCGGCGCCCCGCTCACGCCGGCGACCCGCGCGCTGCTGGCGGAGCACACGGTGGTGTTCCTGAACGTCGGCCTGGCCGCCGGCGTCCAGCGCGCCGGCCTGTCCACGGCCCGGCCGCTGCTCGCGGGCGTGAACCCGCGCGCCACCTTCAAGACCCTGCTCGACGCGCGCCTGCCGGTTTACCGGGAGGTCGCGACCGTCGAGATCGACACCGACACGCGGACGCCCGCCGAGGTGGTGGCGGCCACGACCGCCGCGCTCGCCGGCGTCCAGGAGCTTCAGGAGTAGTGAGGAAAACCGTGTCCGACAACCCGGCCGACCCGGTCCGGATCCGCGTCGCCACCGCAAGCCCGTACGACGTGGTCG
This genomic interval carries:
- a CDS encoding PTS glucose/sucrose transporter subunit IIB, with product MHADERRSKAGTPACSRGKATGNEEAAMADDRPEKILAALGGSDNVVEIEGCITRLRCELEDMSLIDEPALKAAGAMGVVKMGSAVQVIVGPEADTIASDIEDLM
- a CDS encoding PTS sugar transporter subunit IIA; the encoded protein is MSLRILSPVAGKVVAITEVPDPVFAEAMVGPGIAVVPSGGRSDAVSPVDGTVVTLHPHAYVVATEDGRAVLVHLGIDTVKEKGEGFTLHVVKGEAVRAGQPVVGWDPEAVAAAGYSPIVPVVGLDAPAEVLADLEPGREVAAGDPLFTWSD
- a CDS encoding Rieske (2Fe-2S) protein, whose amino-acid sequence is MTAELHSRRSVLTTGAAVAGAAVGTVALAACGGGSGASAEAPKPGGKVIALAEVPVGEAKSAKTPDGQDVIVAQPTAGTVACFSAICTHQGCTVNAPKGGELDCPCHGSVFDALTGAVKKGPADKPLPKVNVKVENGQVTTA
- a CDS encoding A24 family peptidase; amino-acid sequence: MEWGLFLLVVAAGTLASTGAGLLVRGAAAPISLRLAAVVAGAGAAIVAWRWQAGGWPGWWLPVTWLVTVLGVPLALADLRHRRLPDVLTLPAYPLLAAGLAGGGLETLTAALTGVLLFGGAHLLVRHFAPGQLGAGDVKLTGILGAVLGAVGWPALAFAAVAASVLSAALAAAGHIHAVTRRPPENPAPKPKPGAGPAHRTTHPPASAVSAAAADESLSTPVPHRTTHPHASVISAAAAEDPPPASAPSCHPTGVPHHRAAQPRTPGRSHRSPRVPHGPALLLATWLCAVFAGPGSGVATS
- the aroC gene encoding chorismate synthase, producing the protein MLRWITAGESHGPALAAVLEGLPAGVAVTTDDLTAQLARRRLGFGRSPRMGFETDNVQFLGGVRHGLSQGGPIAVQIENAEWPKWEQVMAADPVDPEVLAGLARNEPLTRPRPGHADLPGMQKYGFDEARPVLERASARETASRTALGTVARNFLRQLLGVEVLSHVVSIGGADAPEGPLPQPGDLAAVDESPVRAFSAAGTEAMVAEVDAVRKAGDTVGGVIEVIAYGLPPGLGSHVHWDRRLDARLAGALMGVQAMKGVEVGDGFTTARRWGSQAHDEIDRGTGPVGVTRRSNRAGGLEGGITNGEPLRVRVAMKPISTVPKALSTVDVRTGEPAVAIHQRSDVCAVPRAGVVLESVVALVLADAALEKFGGDSLAESKRNAEGYLKALEERW
- a CDS encoding shikimate kinase, whose product is MSPRAVVVGPPGSGKSTVGPLLADALGVVFRDTDDDIVARAGRSISDIFAEDGEPAFRVLEAEAVATALAEHDGVLSLGGGAPLTPATRALLAEHTVVFLNVGLAAGVQRAGLSTARPLLAGVNPRATFKTLLDARLPVYREVATVEIDTDTRTPAEVVAATTAALAGVQELQE